The proteins below come from a single Scatophagus argus isolate fScaArg1 chromosome 15, fScaArg1.pri, whole genome shotgun sequence genomic window:
- the itpka gene encoding inositol-trisphosphate 3-kinase A, translating to MPKECRRKTSKDFGLSGTILNERRSAGRSPKICDDLIQRAAQVAPSSTTGAPNVMEVRQVPQVTITPEGGGSSREMQQEDYEDMVEGHLRRKLSNSSISSTGSSVVESEDDLLSDNESKSKGIITLEHLVEAGESKPLWWKLRTIVQSPFSAPQRRKLNWVQLAGHKGNFKAADEGNILKKFSENEMRCFETLRNDALLPFVPGYHGVVENDGESFLRMTDLLANFDFPNVMDCKMGVRTYLEEELVRAREKPKPREDLYKKMVEVDSGGPTPEEHSQRGVTKPRYMQWRETMSSTNTLGFRIEGIKKCDGTCRTDFKKTRSKQDVIQVFKDFVGGNVSIIKSYLSRLTDIQQALKMSEFFKQHEVIGSSLLFIHDHTGNAQVWIIDFGKTTALPEGQTLNHDIPWQEGNREDGYLWGLENLIHTLESVGSEGTNEETFCSATKENSQTTEQDGQ from the exons ATGCCCAAAGAGTGCAGGAGAAAGACCTCCAAGGACTTCGGGCTCTCTGGGACTATACTGAACGAGCGGAGATCAGCCGGGAGGTCACCGAAGATTTGCGATGATCTTATTCAGAGAGCCGCTCAAGTCGCCCCGTCGTCCACAACCGGAGCGCCGAATGTGATGGAGGTGCGCCAGGTACCGCAGGTCACCATCACCCCGGAGGGAGGCGGCTCCTCCCGGGAGATGCAGCAGGAGGACTATGAAGACATGGTGGAGGGTCACCTGCGCAGGAAACTCTCCaactcctccatctcctccacaggGTCCTCTGTTGTGGAGTCTGAGGATGACTTACTCAGTGACAACGAGAGCAAAAGCAAAGGCATCATCACTTTGGAGCACCTGGTGGAGGCTGGAGAG AGCAAGCCGCTGTGGTGGAAGTTAAGGACGATCGTACAGTCGCCCTTCAGTGCTCCCCAGAGGAGAAAACTGAACTGGGTTCAGTTAGCAGGACACAAAG GTAACTTCAAAGCAGCAGATGAGGGCAATATTCTGAAGAAGTTCTCGGAAAATGAGATGCGGTGTTTCGAGACGCTGAGGAATGACGCGCTGCTCCCTTTTGTACCCGGTTACCACGGCGTTGTGGAGAATGATGGAGAGTCTTTCCTTCGTATGACTGACCTGCTGGCGAACTTTGATTTTCCCAATGTCATGGACTGCAAGATGGGAGTGAG GACATACTTGGAGGAGGAGCTTGTTCGGGCCCGAGAAAAGCCCAAACCGAGGGAGGACCTGTACAAGAAAATGGTGGAGGTGGACAGCGGAGGGCCGACTCCTGAGGAACATTCTCAAAGAGGGGTCACTAAGCCTCGCTACATGCAGTGGAGGGAGACCATGAGCTCCACCAACACCCTGGGCTTCAGGATAGAAGGCATCAAG AAATGTGACGGTACGTGTCGAACTGACTTCAAGAAAACCAGGTCGAAGCAGGATGTCATCCAGGTGTTCAAGGACTTTGTTGGAGGGAACGTCAGCATCATA AAGTCTTACCTGAGCAGACTGACAGACATCCAGCAGGCCCTGAAGATGTCGGAGTTCTTCAAGCAACACGAG GTCATTGGCAGCTCTCTCCTCTTTATCCACGACCACACGGGCAATGCCCAAGTCTGGATTATTGACTTTGGAAAGACGACAGCATTACCAGAGGGCCAGACGCTGAATCATGACATTCCTTGGCAGGAAGGCAACCGGGAGGACGGCTACCTGTGGGGGCTGGAAAACCTCATCCACACACTGGAATCTGTGGGCAGTGAAGGGACTAACGAAGAAACCTTTTGCTCAGCTACAAAAGAAAATAGCCAAACTACAGAGCAAGATGGTCAGTGA
- the ivd gene encoding isovaleryl-CoA dehydrogenase, mitochondrial → MFAVRNALRLGTRLSIPAVARRGCAGASIPVDDVVNGLTDDQIQLRQTVRKFCAEKLAPYANEIDKNNEFPGMRDFWKEMGEMGLLGITAPVEYGGTGLGYLDHVIVMEEMSRVSAAIALSYGAHSNLCVNQMVRHANDKQKEKYMPKLMTGEHVGALAMSEPNAGSDVVSMKLRAKKQGDYFILNGNKFWITNGPDADVLIVYAKTDPEAHQRGITAFIVEKGMPGFSTAPKLDKLGMRGSNTCELIFEDCKIPKENILGPLNKGVYVMMSGLDLERLVLSSGPIGIMQAVLDYAVPYLHIREAFGQKIGQFQLMQGKMADMYTRLSSCRQYVYNVARACDRGHFSAMDCAGVILYCAENATQVALDGIQCLGGNGYINDYPMGRYLRDAKLYEIGAGTSEIRRLIIGRAFNSMFK, encoded by the exons ATGTTTGCCGTCAGAAACGCCCTCCGCCTCGGCACCCGGTTATCCATCCCTGCGGTGGCGAGGAGAGGATGCGCTGGGGCTTCTATCCCGGTGGATGATGTGGTGAACGGACTGACCGACGATCAGATACAG CTCAGGCAGACCGTCCGTAAATTTTGTGCAGAAAAGCTTGCGCCGTACGCAAACGAGATCGACAAGAACAATGAATTTCCAGGAATGCGG GATTTTTGGAAAGAAATGGGGGAGATGGGACTTCTTGGGATCACAGCTCCTG TGGAATATGGTGGCACAGGATTGGGATACCTCGATCATGTCATCGTGATGGAGGAAATGTCACGAGTGTCAGCAGCCATTGCTCTCAGTTACGGCGCCCACTCTAACCTCTGTGTCAACCAGATGGTGCGCCATGCCAAtgacaaacagaaggagaagtACATGCCAAAG TTAATGACAGGAGAGCATGTAGGAGCCCTGGCTATGAGTGAGCCGAATGCCGGCTCCGATGTCGTATCCATGAAACTAAGAGCCAAGAAGCAAG GCGACTACTTTATTTTGAATGGCAACAAGTTCTGGATCACCAATGGACCGGATGCTGACGTCCTTATCGTTTATGCAAAGACGGATCCCGAGGCCCATCAAAGAGGCATCACAGCTTTCATTGTTGAAAAG GGAATGCCAGGTTTCTCTACGGCGCCGAAGCTTGACAAACTCGGCATGAGGGGATCCAACACCTGCGAGCTGATCTTTGAGGACTGCAAAATCCCAA AGGAGAACATCCTTGGTCCCTTGAACAAAGGTGTTTATGTGATGATGAGCGGCTTAGATCTTGAGAGGCTGGTGTTGTCATCAGGACCTATTGG TATCATGCAGGCAGTCTTGGACTATGCCGTCCCCTACCTCCACATCAGAGAAGCCTTCGGACAGAAGATCGGACAGTTTCAG CTGATGCAAGGCAAGATGGCCGACATGTACACCAGATTGAGCTCCTGTCGGCAGTATGTGTACAATGTTGCTCGGGCTTGTGACAGAGGACACTTCAGTGCAATG GACTGTGCTGGCGTGATCCTGTATTGTGCGGAGAACGCCACTCAGGTTGCTTTGGATGGCATTCAGTGTTTGG GAGGCAACGGCTACATCAACGACTATCCCATGGGACGGTACTTACGTGATGCGAAGCTGTATGAAATCGGCGCGGGCACAAGCGAAATTCGCCGGCTCATTATTGGACGAGCCTTCAACTCCATGTTCAAATAA